GTACGTCCCATTCAGCGGCTGCCGCAACTGGTAGCTGCCGTTGAGCGGCTGCTGGAGCTGGTAGGCGCCGATGAGCGGTTGCTGGAGCTGATAGCTGCCGATGAGCGGCTGCTCGAGCTGATACGCACCGGCCATCGGCTGTTCGAGCTGATACGAGCCGGCGGGCGGCTGCTGGAGCTGATACGCCCCGGCGGGCGGCTGATAATAGTAATTGTCCCAGAAGGTGTTGGCGCCGGGGTCGCTTGTCAGTGATTGCCGGTCATCCGGGTTCTGCGAGTCATTGACCTCCGGGCCGGTCAGCGCTTCGTCCTGCTGCGCCAGGACCGGGCCTGACGCGAGCGCCACCACCAGGGTCACCAGGGGGCCAGTGCGCATGGGCGTCCTCGTTCTTTCCGTCGCGGGAGAGGGGAACCGCGCCGCGACCTCCTTCTCAAGATGACCGCGTGAGTCGGCCCTGGGGAGCACGGCGCCCGCGCCCCCCCGCCTGTCCGGGGGCCTGTCATGGGGCCGTGCGTCATTCGCATTCCGAACACATTGCGGACGATAGGCTTACCGCGTGCACGTGCTTTTTTGAGCAGGGCTGAAGGGGCGCTGCGTCAAAACACAAACGTGAAACTTGTGCTTGTCGTCAGTGTGTCTTTGCTCCGAGCATGCCGCCTTCCCGCTGCTTCGCGGGCCGCGGGCGCTTCCCCGTGGCCCATGCGGAGCGGCCTCGCGGAGGAACGACATGCCCCGTTTGCAGTGGACCCGCGCTACGCGCGCGACCGTTCTGGCCCTGGTGGGGGCCCTCTCGCTGACCGCCTGCTCGGATGACGATGACAACACGCCGGACTCGGGCGTGAAAGTGGACGCGGGTACGAACACGGACGCGGGCACGAACACGGACGCGGGCAGTGACGCGGGGAGCGTGGACACGGGCATCCCCTGGGACGGCGGCAGCGCGGGCGACTTCTCCTGCGAGGGCAAGACCCAGGCGACGCTGAACTTCGCGCCGGGCCAGGAGGAGGAGCTCCAGGACCAGGTGAACACGATGGCCGAGTGCACCACCATCAACCTGGCGGCGGGCACGTACACCTTCGACAACGCCATCACCATCCGCCAGAACGGCATCACGCTGGTGGGCGCGGGCAAGGGCACCAAGGGCGAGGGCACGGGCGGTGCGCAGAGTACGGTGCTGGTGTTCACCAACGCCGCGGCGAACTCCAACGGCCTGGACGTGGTGGGCAACCGCTTCACGGTGAGCGACCTGGCGGTGTGGAACGCGAAGAAGGACGCCATCCGCGTGGAGTCCTCCACCGACGTCGTCATGCGCCGCGTGCGCACGGAGTGGGCGGAGGCCGACAAGGAGAGCAACGGCAAGTACGGCCTGTACCCGGTGAAGTCCAAGTACGTCCTCATCGAGGACTGCGAGGCGTACAACGCCGCGGACGCGGGCATCTACGTGGGCCAGACGGAGTACGCCGTCGTGCGCAACAGCGTGGCGAAGCAGAACGTGGCGGGCATCGAGATTGAGAACACGAAGTACGCCTACGTGCTGGGCAACACGGCCCAGGACAACACCACGGGCCTGGTGGTGTTCGACCTGCCGGGCAACCCCATCATGGGCACCGACATCCGGGTGAAGAACAACATCATCACCGGCAACAACCGGAACAACTTCGCCTCCGTCGCGAACAGCAGCAGCACGGTGTCGCAGGTGCCGGCGGGCACGGGCACGTTCATGCTGGCGTCGCGCCGCGTGGAGCTGACGGGGAACACCTGGGGCAACAACAACACGGTGGACGTGGCGGTGCTGAGCGGCCTCACCATCGAGCCCAACGACAAGCTGTGGGAGGCGGGCGGCTTCAACTTCGCCAGCTCCGACATCTACATCCACGACAACACCTTCCAGGGTGGCAGCGGCGACGACGTGGACAACGGCAACCTGAGCCCGCAGCTGCGGCCCCTGGGCGCGGCCCTGGCGGCGCTCTACACCTATGGTGAGCAGCAGGGCGCGAAGGGCGTGGAGCACCTGGTGTGGGACGGCGTGGACCCCTACGGCCACGCCCGCACGGAGCTGAACCCCATCAACATCTGCTTCGCCAACAACATGCTGCCCTCGGGCACGGGCAACGCCATCGCGGACCTGGACCTGGTGGCGGCGGGCGCCCTCGCGGCCCAGGGCAACTTCGCGGGCGGGTGGGCCCTCACGCGGCACTACCCGGCCAACAAGGCGGAGTTCAACTGCCCGGGCTTCACCCCCGCGCTGACGATTGGCGACTTCATCCAGTAACCGCGGTCAGGGAGCGTGACACCCATGTGGACGCCGTTCGTGAGCCCCCGTCTCTCCGTGGTGCTGCTGGCGCTGTCGCTGGCGGCCTGCGGTTCCTCCGACCCGGAAAACCCCGGGCCCACACCCGACTCGGGGACCTCCGTGCCGGATGCTGGAACGGGGGACGCGGGGGTTCCGGA
The sequence above is drawn from the Corallococcus sp. NCRR genome and encodes:
- a CDS encoding parallel beta-helix domain-containing protein, yielding MPRLQWTRATRATVLALVGALSLTACSDDDDNTPDSGVKVDAGTNTDAGTNTDAGSDAGSVDTGIPWDGGSAGDFSCEGKTQATLNFAPGQEEELQDQVNTMAECTTINLAAGTYTFDNAITIRQNGITLVGAGKGTKGEGTGGAQSTVLVFTNAAANSNGLDVVGNRFTVSDLAVWNAKKDAIRVESSTDVVMRRVRTEWAEADKESNGKYGLYPVKSKYVLIEDCEAYNAADAGIYVGQTEYAVVRNSVAKQNVAGIEIENTKYAYVLGNTAQDNTTGLVVFDLPGNPIMGTDIRVKNNIITGNNRNNFASVANSSSTVSQVPAGTGTFMLASRRVELTGNTWGNNNTVDVAVLSGLTIEPNDKLWEAGGFNFASSDIYIHDNTFQGGSGDDVDNGNLSPQLRPLGAALAALYTYGEQQGAKGVEHLVWDGVDPYGHARTELNPINICFANNMLPSGTGNAIADLDLVAAGALAAQGNFAGGWALTRHYPANKAEFNCPGFTPALTIGDFIQ